The genome window AATAGAATACAAAGTTTACGATAGGAAAACTGCAAAAGAAACGGATCGAATCCTTATACGAGGAAACGGGCGCGGAAGCCTTGCTTACGTTGCCACTACATTTGCTAAGAAGATTAAAGAACTCTTAAGCGTAGAAGGAAATATTATCAAAGTAAAACGTGAAGGCGTTATCATCAATTTAGGACGAAGAAATGGCCTGAATGAAAAATCCATCGTAGACTTCATGAGAAAGAATCGTTCTATAAACGAAGCAAGTATCTCCGTACTTGGAGAAACGATCAGCCTAGTGGTTCCGAAAAAATCAGGCTGGGAACGAGATTTAGCAACAGGTGAAACTGTTAAATTAAGAAAATAATTCTTTTTTAAGATTTCTGAACAATTGAGATCGGTGTAGGTAGAGACTCCAAATATTGGATTATCGTATTTCCAATTTTTTCTTCCCGCTGCTTCCAGGAAATCTTATCTTTAAGTTCAACTTGAACGGATTTCTTTTGTAAATAAACACTTTCAACAACTTTATGCTGAAAGATTAAATCAATAAGATGAGGTTTTTTGTATTCAGAATCACGATCCCAAGCAGCCTCATAATACAATGAGTCGTTCGCTATTAGATTTTTATTGCTGATGAATTTGAGTATGGAGGGATTCGGTGTGAGCTCGGTGTGGAGATTTACGCGTGGATATATAATAATATTTCCCGATTGATCCCAGTCAATGCCAGACTCATTTAAAATTTCTGCGGAAGAATTTAAAAACTGAATCGGAATCCCTTCGATTTTATGCAGTTTGATTTTTGGATTGATTTTTTCGAAACCAGAAAATACCAATCTCTTCCCTTTTGCATCAGAGTTTATGCTAAGAACCAAAACACAATTCTCTGGCAATCCCCTAAGGTGGTTCTTGATTTTGGCTATTGCATGATCAGAAAATACAATTTTTATATTTTCAGATTTAGAAAAAAAACTCTGTATCCATTGTAGCATATATTTAGAAACCTAAACCTATGTTATCCACATTCATTTGCAAGTCCAGATTTAACGTATCAGTCGAAAAACTTTTTGCATTCCACGAAGATCGGCATGGCTTTGAAATATTGGTTGGATCAAGTCCAGGTGTTGAAGTCATCAAAAAACCAAATTCACTGCAACCAGGCGAAACAGCAATTCTTAAAATTCCTATACTTCCAGGATTGCGTGTGCAATGGGTCGCAAAACATAGCAAATACGAAAAAAACAAATTATTTCAAGATTACCAAGAATCGGGTCCATTTTTGCAA of Leptospira sp. GIMC2001 contains these proteins:
- a CDS encoding NifU N-terminal domain-containing protein, producing the protein MLQWIQSFFSKSENIKIVFSDHAIAKIKNHLRGLPENCVLVLSINSDAKGKRLVFSGFEKINPKIKLHKIEGIPIQFLNSSAEILNESGIDWDQSGNIIIYPRVNLHTELTPNPSILKFISNKNLIANDSLYYEAAWDRDSEYKKPHLIDLIFQHKVVESVYLQKKSVQVELKDKISWKQREEKIGNTIIQYLESLPTPISIVQKS
- a CDS encoding SRPBCC family protein; protein product: MLSTFICKSRFNVSVEKLFAFHEDRHGFEILVGSSPGVEVIKKPNSLQPGETAILKIPILPGLRVQWVAKHSKYEKNKLFQDYQESGPFLQFYHSHIFESIDKNSSILEDRIEYEANFSWISQFIVPLFLKPQFQERHRLTAEFLKVESQFLEIGRIKN